A region from the Tigriopus californicus strain San Diego chromosome 9, Tcal_SD_v2.1, whole genome shotgun sequence genome encodes:
- the LOC131886610 gene encoding uncharacterized protein LOC131886610, with amino-acid sequence MLDAINAHDFAPDQQQGNRFILPPSIYGSKRFWKKCYHDAMAIVRFYGKPDFFLTMTCNPRWPEIQGSLLPGESATDRPDLCARVFFLKHQQLKEDLIKKHVLGRVLAHVESVEHQKRGLPHTHLIFWVAAADKPTTREIIDVTVSAELPDRSVNPELYDIVKTHMIHGPCGPWNRRLVCMQRDGQPADQPAKCAKVFPKTLRQETRVVDDYYPDYRRRSPDQGGHFITLTRLNGDAVTVDNRWVVPYNPRLLLKYHCHMNLEVVHTVLSIKYIFKYITKGQDRMNVRVHVEPQETNPPPPPEQHQLGGFADAIAAQAQGGAPAVAPEEPRRMDDVDEIKEYHDGRYLSSGEAAWKLLGFNIHWNHPPVEQLPVHLPMQHQFLMREGARINPEAVRAAANVRNKLTGFFHLCGQEDSLLRGVYPTNPLPYYRSSEPLEQSAL; translated from the exons ATGCTGGATGCCATCAATGCCCACGATTTCGCACCCGACCAACAGCAAGGCAATCGATTCATTCTCCCACCCTCCATCTATGGCTCAAAGAGGTTCTGGAAGAAATGCTATCACGACGCGATGGCCATTGTCCGGTTCTACGGGAAACCGGATTTCTTCCTCACCATGACGTGCAACCCCAGGTGGCCGGAGATCCAGGGCAGTCTCCTACCTGGGGAGTCCGCCACAGATCGCCCGGATCTGTGTGCGAGGGTCTTCTTTCTCAAACACCAGCAATTGAAAGAAGACCTCATCAAGAAGCACGTCTTGGGTCGGGTCCTCGCCCATGTGGAGAGTGTGGAGCACCAAAAGCGGGGCCTGCCTCACACCCACCTCATCTTCTGGGTCGCCGCTGCGGACAAGCCAACCACCCGGGAGATCATTGACGTTACCGTCTCGGCCGAGCTCCCCGATCGGAGCGTCAATCCCGAGTTGTACGATATCGTCAAGACCCACATGATTCACGGGCCATGTGGGCCTTGGAATCGGCGGCTGGTTTGTATGCAGCGGGACGGGCAACCCGCCGACCAGCCCGCCAAATGCGCCAAGGTTTTTCCAAAGACCCTCCGCCAAGAAACCCGGGTAGTGGATGACTACTACCCGGATTATCGGCGCCGTTCTCCGgaccagggtgggcatttcataACCCTGACACGACTTAACGGGGACGCCGTGACCGTGGACAACCGGTGGGTGGTTCCCTACAACCCGCGTCTCCTCCTCAAGTATCATTGCCACATGAACCTTGAGGTCGTTCATACCGTTCTATCGATCAAGTACATTTTCAAGTACATAACCAAGGGCCAAGATCGAATGAACGTCCGTGTTCATGTCGAACCACAGGAGACCAATCCGCCGCCTCCTCCC GAGCAACATCAACTTGGTGGGTTCGCTGACGCCATTGCGGCCCAAGCTCAAGGCGGGGCTCCCGCCGTGGCCCCTGAGGAGCCGCGGAGAATGGATGACGTTGACGAGATCAAGGAGTACCATGACGGCCGATATCTCAGCTCAGGAGAGGCTGCGTGGAAACTCTTGGGCTTCAACATCCATTGGAACCACCCACCCGTGGAACAACTTCCGGTGCACCTCCCCATGCAACATCAATTTTTGATGCGAGAGGGCGCTCGCATCAATCCGGAGGCGGTCCGGGCCGCCGCCAACGTCCGCAACAAATTAACTGGCTTTTTCCATCTCTGTGGTCAGGAAGATTCGTTGTTGCGTGGGGTGTACCCAACGAACCCTTTACCGTACTATCGCTCGAGCGAACCCCTCGAACAGAGCGCTCTATGA